gatgtttatgtttgtgcaggttgagctgtgatgggcgatgaagtgttgttgctgagtggagtttttgtcgaacttaaagtaggctcagaaagggtacatgtcttcatacatgtatctcagttatgcattccgctgtaaacactgattatttcagttacgccttccgttgcaaactctgataatattttagccaagcccctaacgatgcctttttccttttaaggaatataacgcgtatacaagttctttgagtaccctttttatgcgaactatgcctttttccttttaaggaatataacacgtatacaagttctttgagtaccctttttatgcgacctatgcctttttcctttttaaggaatatttcacgcgtattcaagtcctttgagtattcttttatgcgcccctttctcaacccgcttcttaatttcccctccccagtcatggttttcccggattaattatccttaattaaggccggtcgtgacagagtggtatcagagcagttcgtttgctctgagcctaagagtttatttaagccaaacttagaatggatcactaaagtgtctagagttcaatcgacaaagctcagcacttcatcgtatcacactcaacgaagcagaatggtatgctcttccaagttttgagttaatgtttacaaaaagtgaaaattatcgtaatagcaaagtgagtaactgttaataactatgttatgttgttattgaatgaaatgatttacgcaagcgcgattaagtatgcctatggaatgaatccctatgaacatagagctattaagatatgagatcaccactacgacagaacatagaagcaaacataaaaaaaaattagattgtatcttttggtggctatagtgaaggaagcaagataagtgatacgtatagaaAAAAATTTTCTTAAGCTGATGATATTATAGCcactataaatctccatgacttatgcttaagtatccaGTTTAGATGATGTGATAATATATGCTTAAGGATTGTTATGACTCATAgatttgagatgctaaggacccttaaagcttactacatcaatgatcAATGATGTCATTggagtcatgacttgtttacaagttatattAAGTTGAcatttacaagaattcttttgaggcttgtattagattatgctagagtgtactaattggcacatctttgctatcagaatgccgcctaagagaggacgccctgcgaaaaacaataacaatcgcagaaaccgtaacgctgtacccgaagaaccacaagatgctcgaggacataacccatcccctccgcctccgactaggagagtcgaagaactctttttaaggcaaaatccacctacgtttgacggaacgagtgaaccggctgaagctgagatttgggtgcgtgcaatggaacgcattttcaactttctacgttgtactgatgaggagcgcctatcttgcgtctctttccaactaacaggatcagctgacttctggtgggaagcacgtcgaaaaattctgacacctgaacaatgggcaagttatacttgggaagattttaagacgggattatatgataaatatattccgaaaagctataggaagaagaaagaagctgagttctacgagttgaagcaaggaaataaatttgtggttgaatacgacaaggaattctgcaacctgtctaggtttgctccgcaacaagtggacacagatgagaagatggcagagaaattttgtgccggtctacggtacgaaattaagatggctctagcaagccacggaggactctcatacacggagtctctgaacagggcacttgacgttgaagctgcaatgccgtcggacaagtcagccccattgttgatctcaacgccaaatgatccaccagtagcctcacatactctcaaagggaagcgcaagtgggacaacaacgaagacaatatcaatcagactagtaagaaagtgtggcaagaaaaggaacgggccgaacagtttattcaaccaaggtacgaggcacagactaacctcgAGCCAACTGGAGGTAACCAAGGTCAGaaaggaatttcaccttgcccaaattgcggtaagatgcataggggtatctgtcgggctggaactaacggttgttacaattgtggccaaaaaggtcactactccacgcaatgccccaatAGACAACGAGGTTCAGCAGTTGGGAACACCCGCacccccttgccagcaatacgtggacacttgcgaaatcagcctcaatcacatcagtgaaaatcttatggagacaccgcagacaagaaaagctacgtgggagcttgaaaacaagatgaaggaaaaataccccgaactgttttagcagagatatgcaaatttcgggacgaaatttttgttaagaggggtagtatgtagtagcccgctcttttatttatgataaaaactagtaaatgcaattttttttttatataaatgaatccagtttatggtcctgatttttttttcagaaacggagttattattttagctttatacttttataacgtatgagaaaaacgtgacgaggattattgaaccattcaataatttattatccagtttaataactgacttagcaaagtcaagttattaatttatatgtgatagaaatattatttctattatttacttggaagtcgtgatctaattccgaatcataagaacgagttaaattagatatttaattcacAGAGAGATATAACGAAGTgtcgttatttagtagaacccaatattagttttacaaatacttgTAACTTCAATACTTTACAAATCATTATTTTTCCACTCCCTAATGTTTCCTACACTATATACGCATCCACTCCACCAAATTCCATTATACCTACCTCCCCACCACTACTTTACTTTTTTCCCACCACATTAGTGCACCACCAACTCCACTACCCTATGCTCCCCACCAACTCCAACACTTCACCCATTCCTTCCATTTCGCACCAGCAATCATAAAGAGAAGGAAGACTTGGCTTAACTACTTTGCCAAGATTTCAAGCTGCTCCAGTCCAGTAGTACCCCAACACTCGAagctagagtttattgggtgaaaaaccgtgcatgaggtaaggcagcgaatctgccataagcacactgctccggcagtggtttgcaaggcgattccagccatccaaacgattcccaaaaattcccaaattaattgtgtattatctttcatatgttttctatactttggtaaaatctcagaaggtttgaagctcttatgatttatttatgaatttgtaaacatcactgcccatctggaatacatttttggtaaacaatctttgggaggccataagtaaagtttcaatcggtgaaaacctttgaaacttgaatacgTCACTCTAGACttccgtatctttcttttgcaatcggcctcaccatttttgagtaagggaaacaaccggta
Above is a window of Salvia miltiorrhiza cultivar Shanhuang (shh) unplaced genomic scaffold, IMPLAD_Smil_shh Hic_asm_8, whole genome shotgun sequence DNA encoding:
- the LOC131002233 gene encoding uncharacterized protein LOC131002233, producing MPPKRGRPAKNNNNRRNRNAVPEEPQDARGHNPSPPPPTRRVEELFLRQNPPTFDGTSEPAEAEIWVRAMERIFNFLRCTDEERLSCVSFQLTGSADFWWEARRKILTPEQWASYTWEDFKTGLYDKYIPKSYRKKKEAEFYELKQGNKFVVEYDKEFCNLSRFAPQQVDTDEKMAEKFCAGLRYEIKMALASHGGLSYTESLNRALDVEAAMPSDKSAPLLISTPNDPPVASHTLKGKRKWDNNEDNINQTSKKVWQEKERAEQFIQPRYEAQTNLEPTGGNQGQKGISPCPNCGKMHRGICRAGTNGCYNCGQKGHYSTQCPNRQRGSAVGNTRTPLPAIRGHLRNQPQSHQ